From Mycolicibacterium fluoranthenivorans, one genomic window encodes:
- a CDS encoding carboxymuconolactone decarboxylase family protein: protein MNEVYGWEMPDIQGDPYFDLTVEHLFGTIWTRPGLSMRDKRLLTLAAVTAVGNSDLAEIQINAALHNGEITAEELKEVSVFLTHYLGFPLGSKLDGAVSKVVRQRKKAAERGAGEDKKGNVNAAVKMHSGGSVDEQ, encoded by the coding sequence ATGAACGAGGTCTACGGCTGGGAGATGCCCGATATCCAGGGCGACCCGTACTTCGACCTGACCGTCGAACACCTCTTCGGCACCATCTGGACCCGGCCGGGGTTGTCGATGCGGGACAAGCGCCTGCTGACGCTCGCCGCGGTGACGGCGGTGGGAAATTCGGATCTGGCCGAGATCCAGATCAACGCCGCACTGCACAACGGGGAGATCACCGCGGAGGAACTCAAAGAGGTGTCGGTGTTCCTGACCCACTACCTCGGGTTCCCGTTGGGTTCCAAGCTGGACGGCGCGGTGAGCAAGGTGGTGCGGCAGCGTAAGAAGGCGGCCGAGCGCGGTGCCGGCGAGGACAAGAAGGGCAATGTCAACGCCGCGGTGAAGATGCATTCCGGGGGCAGCGTCGATGAACAGTAG